From a single Flavobacterium sp. genomic region:
- a CDS encoding gliding motility-associated C-terminal domain-containing protein, translating to MKKLLLFFMSFFTFFAFGQLSEEFESATFPPTGWVVTDNGIGTVQSWGRNTILPNQWTIGVASAMSTREGSIPGLAQDWLITPQVTVPANGQVRFFARSVSGGEQGSVYKVLLSTTDQNIASFTTTLATYTELQINETGFQQFFVLLDAYANQNVHIAFVHEVTGGLGDRWILDKVKVDRQCLQPANLLVSAIGDTSVNLSWSNPTGASQWEVEYGAVGFTPGTGAGTIVTGITTNNSYTLTGLTAATSYDFYVRAICGQDNISPLSESGTFTTGLCAASQRCDFIFRMTDSWGDGWNGNTMTIRQFGQTIATIGGTFTAGAGPVNVTVALCSNQPFELFWNTGGTFPGEVGVSIVDPLGVQIYNKPFNSGTQGTVLYTGPASCTPPTCPAPTNIVVSGITIDSGTVTWTDNAGATQWEVIIQPAGTGYPPIGATPTATVGTPSYSFSGYPSATSFEVYVRAICSLTDSSIWAGPKNFATLISNDECAAAINVPVNIGTACINSVTGTVLGATPSPNPNGCAGNDDDDVWFQFTATEGTHNITLVNVAGSTTDLYHVVYSGSCGALTQLYCSDNNSSIATNLTPGQTYYIRVYTFTGTAGQNTTFTMCVGTPVDCSDASAFCGETGLVYTNSVGVPSYGSIGCLSTSPNPSWYFMQVSQTGNLNFQISQTNNATGNGIDVDYIIWGPFTPAEFAASCNDLHDFPDGNTTIPNNIASCSYSFVSVENFTINNAQLNDIYIVLITNFSNQPGTVTFTQTNLNGTGAGSTNCDIVCTNNIGTNQVLCADSYQIVSTNTTADAYQWFFNGVLIPGETLSTLTVYQSGTYKCRITCGINTIDDEIVVTLNDTIVPTFSTPGAICLGAANIPLSTTSLNGVTGQWALAGNPVTQISTATAGTFLYVFTPTVATFPCSPTFEMNVEIIATCTFNSFATAVWVENCTNTATDGAFYNVTGVGTDLIGASGNIFPNSNLGTYVQNSGNLILRGAELKSFKTPTSNVCSARLNYRIYQASTAPGPFTILNLPFFDNCVAGNFASGGTCNAGDQKWQEVLGDSESPLDLTLLAPGNYVVELYFDLTGDNNSTTDCDDTILVNNGGVNYIANFTIQASPIFTSTNEQCGSSNATITVSGFVPGTTYSVTYTDNSVVVGPINYIANSNGQIILSGLNTGTYANFSFLINGCTILVPTPVVITNFSPSITQVTSNTEICVGANAVFTIEGSPNFNVTYTINGGVPQTTTLNTSGLATVTINTPAAGNVVMQLINIFNTSCSIPVSNSSSVLVNALPTATLSVVDTNICLGVGNAEFIITGTPNALVSYNVNGGVPETITIGALGTVTLSMNLPTSNVTVTLTGVNLGICSNVINGQTGTVVVTSIPVPVINITQNPVCSNQTAAFTVTSPVNNQLNIPTNLFISEITDAQSGSLTYVEIYNGTGAPIDLANYRLKIYTSTTGAPACNLLLSGILANNDVVVVKLSNSPNQGGIVPDLTFTTCAGVNNNDSIVLTTSTDVEVDIWGVNGVVFTPAGGVGYNYRRNTNAVLPTMTWNPADWQVIDWTNTAPNLPDYSNVGIYTLYVSNYEYTLSNGVTSSTQSSVNFSNVAPGTYSLVALDLMTGCSSSPLTFTINIPLPTETPTITSIAADCLSDGSSIISNYSASNTYAFTPAGPTVGVAGIISGMTVGTSYTVTATNSGCTSLASASFSNAAQLPPPSTPTIASITADCSSDGSSTISNYNASSTYTFLPVGPTVGATGLISGMTVGTSYTVTATNGGCTSVASASFSNAAQLPTPAVPSITSVAASCSAAGSSAISNYSASNTYTFIPAGPNVGASGVISGMTVGTSYTVTATNGSCTSIASASFSNAAQLPTPAIPNIVSVAASCSSDGSSTITNYSASNTYIFIPVGPTVGAAGVISGMTVGTSYTVTATNGGCTSLTSASFSNGAQLLSPSISITHGCNGVNYELNVSETLNATYQWFNSNGDLLGSTSTIVVTSSDTYEIQVTLNGCMTSDFVTINNIFCLIPNGISPNNDGDNDIWDLSGYDVSKVEIFNRYGTKVYSKSNYSNEWYGQSDSGNELPDGTYYYVIEFNGLPAKTGWVYINRQQ from the coding sequence ATGAAAAAATTATTACTTTTTTTCATGTCGTTTTTTACTTTTTTTGCCTTTGGACAATTGTCCGAAGAATTTGAAAGTGCGACTTTCCCCCCTACTGGTTGGGTGGTAACAGATAACGGCATTGGAACTGTTCAATCATGGGGTAGAAATACAATACTTCCTAATCAATGGACTATTGGCGTAGCCTCAGCTATGTCAACACGTGAAGGGAGTATCCCTGGTCTTGCACAAGATTGGTTGATTACACCGCAAGTTACAGTGCCGGCAAATGGACAAGTGCGATTTTTTGCTCGATCAGTTTCTGGTGGAGAACAAGGTAGTGTTTATAAAGTATTATTGTCAACTACTGATCAGAATATCGCTTCATTTACAACTACTTTAGCAACGTACACAGAGTTACAAATTAACGAAACAGGATTTCAACAATTTTTCGTTTTGTTAGATGCCTATGCCAATCAAAATGTGCATATTGCTTTTGTTCATGAAGTTACAGGGGGGTTAGGAGATCGTTGGATATTAGATAAGGTTAAAGTTGATAGACAATGTCTACAGCCAGCTAATTTATTAGTTTCAGCTATAGGTGATACTTCTGTTAATTTAAGTTGGAGCAACCCAACAGGTGCCTCTCAATGGGAAGTTGAATATGGGGCAGTTGGTTTTACTCCTGGAACAGGTGCTGGTACAATTGTTACAGGGATTACTACAAATAATTCTTATACCTTAACTGGTCTTACTGCTGCTACATCTTATGATTTTTATGTAAGAGCTATTTGTGGTCAAGACAATATAAGTCCTTTATCTGAATCAGGAACTTTTACAACAGGATTGTGTGCAGCCTCTCAACGATGTGATTTTATTTTTAGAATGACAGATTCATGGGGTGATGGATGGAATGGAAATACTATGACAATTAGACAGTTTGGTCAAACAATAGCAACTATAGGAGGAACTTTTACTGCAGGTGCAGGCCCTGTAAATGTAACGGTAGCATTATGTAGTAACCAACCTTTTGAATTGTTTTGGAATACTGGAGGAACTTTTCCTGGAGAAGTTGGTGTTTCTATAGTTGATCCTTTGGGGGTTCAAATTTATAATAAGCCTTTTAATTCAGGTACTCAAGGTACGGTTTTATATACTGGTCCAGCTTCATGTACACCACCAACTTGTCCAGCCCCTACTAATATTGTTGTAAGTGGTATAACAATTGATTCAGGAACTGTTACATGGACAGATAATGCAGGTGCTACACAATGGGAAGTTATTATTCAGCCTGCCGGAACTGGATATCCGCCAATTGGAGCAACACCAACTGCAACAGTAGGTACTCCATCATATAGTTTTTCAGGATATCCATCTGCAACTTCTTTTGAAGTATATGTTAGAGCTATATGTAGTCTAACAGATTCAAGTATTTGGGCAGGCCCTAAAAATTTTGCAACTTTAATTTCAAATGACGAATGTGCAGCAGCAATAAATGTTCCCGTGAATATTGGAACGGCTTGTATTAATTCTGTTACAGGTACTGTTTTAGGAGCAACACCTTCTCCTAATCCTAATGGATGTGCTGGAAATGACGATGATGATGTTTGGTTTCAATTTACGGCTACGGAAGGAACACATAATATTACGCTTGTAAACGTTGCAGGAAGCACAACAGATTTGTATCATGTTGTATATTCTGGTTCATGTGGGGCGTTAACGCAATTGTACTGTAGTGATAATAATAGTAGTATAGCTACAAATTTAACTCCAGGTCAAACCTATTATATTAGAGTATATACTTTTACAGGAACTGCTGGTCAAAATACTACTTTCACTATGTGTGTTGGTACTCCAGTAGATTGTTCTGACGCATCTGCATTTTGTGGAGAAACTGGTTTAGTTTACACGAATTCAGTAGGTGTTCCAAGTTATGGTTCAATAGGTTGTTTAAGTACTTCTCCAAATCCATCATGGTATTTCATGCAAGTAAGTCAGACTGGAAATTTAAATTTCCAAATTTCACAAACTAATAATGCAACAGGTAATGGCATAGATGTAGATTATATTATTTGGGGACCTTTTACTCCAGCTGAATTTGCTGCATCATGTAATGATTTGCATGATTTTCCTGACGGAAATACTACTATACCAAATAATATAGCGTCTTGTAGTTATTCTTTTGTTTCTGTTGAAAATTTCACTATCAATAACGCTCAACTTAATGATATTTATATTGTGTTAATTACAAACTTTAGTAATCAACCAGGTACAGTTACATTTACGCAAACAAATTTAAACGGAACTGGAGCTGGTTCTACGAATTGTGATATTGTTTGTACTAATAACATAGGTACAAATCAAGTACTTTGTGCTGATTCTTATCAAATAGTTTCTACTAATACAACTGCTGATGCTTATCAATGGTTCTTTAATGGTGTTTTAATTCCTGGAGAAACACTAAGCACTTTGACGGTATATCAATCAGGAACATATAAATGTAGAATTACATGTGGAATTAATACTATAGATGATGAAATTGTTGTTACACTTAATGATACAATTGTACCAACTTTTTCTACTCCTGGTGCAATCTGTTTAGGTGCTGCAAATATTCCATTGAGTACTACATCATTAAACGGAGTTACAGGACAATGGGCTTTAGCTGGAAATCCAGTTACGCAAATTAGTACCGCTACTGCAGGAACATTTTTATATGTGTTTACTCCTACAGTTGCTACTTTCCCATGTTCACCAACTTTCGAAATGAATGTTGAAATAATAGCGACATGTACTTTTAATTCATTTGCAACAGCAGTATGGGTTGAAAACTGTACAAACACTGCTACCGATGGAGCTTTCTATAATGTAACGGGTGTAGGTACAGATTTAATAGGTGCTAGTGGAAATATATTCCCAAATAGTAATTTAGGAACATATGTTCAAAACTCAGGGAATCTTATCCTTAGAGGTGCTGAATTAAAATCTTTTAAAACACCTACTTCAAATGTTTGTAGTGCGAGATTAAATTATAGAATTTATCAAGCAAGTACTGCTCCAGGTCCTTTTACAATTTTAAATTTACCATTTTTTGATAATTGTGTTGCAGGAAATTTTGCATCAGGAGGAACTTGTAATGCAGGAGATCAGAAATGGCAAGAAGTATTAGGTGATTCAGAATCGCCATTAGATTTAACTTTATTAGCTCCAGGAAATTATGTAGTTGAATTATATTTTGATTTAACTGGAGATAATAATAGTACTACAGATTGTGATGATACAATTTTAGTCAATAATGGTGGTGTAAATTATATTGCGAATTTTACAATTCAAGCATCGCCAATTTTTACGTCTACAAATGAACAATGTGGTAGCTCTAATGCAACAATAACAGTCTCTGGATTTGTTCCTGGAACAACTTATTCAGTTACATATACTGATAATTCAGTTGTTGTTGGCCCAATAAATTATATTGCTAATTCAAATGGTCAAATCATTTTATCAGGTTTAAATACGGGAACGTATGCTAATTTCAGCTTCCTAATTAATGGTTGTACTATTTTAGTTCCAACTCCAGTTGTCATTACAAATTTCTCTCCTTCAATTACTCAAGTTACTTCAAATACTGAAATTTGTGTTGGAGCGAATGCTGTATTTACAATTGAAGGTTCTCCAAATTTTAATGTAACTTATACAATAAATGGAGGAGTTCCTCAAACAACTACATTAAATACAAGTGGATTGGCAACAGTCACTATTAATACACCAGCTGCAGGAAACGTTGTGATGCAATTAATTAATATTTTTAATACTTCATGTTCAATACCTGTTAGTAATTCATCATCTGTTTTAGTAAATGCTTTACCAACGGCTACTTTATCAGTAGTAGATACTAATATTTGTCTTGGAGTAGGTAATGCTGAGTTCATTATTACAGGGACACCTAATGCTTTAGTTTCTTACAATGTAAATGGTGGTGTACCAGAAACAATTACTATTGGTGCATTAGGAACTGTTACATTATCGATGAACTTACCAACTTCAAATGTTACAGTAACATTAACGGGTGTAAATTTAGGGATTTGTAGTAATGTTATCAATGGTCAAACAGGAACAGTTGTTGTAACTTCTATTCCGGTTCCAGTTATAAACATAACTCAGAACCCTGTTTGTTCAAATCAAACAGCTGCATTCACAGTTACTTCTCCTGTTAATAATCAGTTGAATATTCCAACGAATTTATTCATTTCTGAGATAACTGATGCTCAATCAGGTTCTTTAACTTATGTTGAAATTTATAACGGAACAGGTGCTCCAATAGATTTAGCAAACTATAGATTGAAAATTTATACTTCTACAACTGGAGCCCCTGCTTGTAATTTATTATTAAGTGGTATTTTGGCTAACAATGATGTAGTTGTTGTTAAATTAAGTAATAGCCCTAATCAAGGGGGTATTGTTCCTGACTTAACTTTTACTACTTGTGCTGGGGTTAATAACAATGATAGTATTGTTTTAACAACTAGTACTGATGTTGAAGTTGATATTTGGGGAGTAAATGGTGTTGTTTTTACCCCAGCAGGTGGAGTTGGATACAATTATAGAAGAAATACTAATGCAGTACTACCAACTATGACTTGGAATCCTGCTGATTGGCAAGTAATCGATTGGACAAATACTGCACCTAATTTACCTGATTATTCTAATGTTGGAATTTATACTCTATATGTTTCAAATTATGAGTATACATTAAGTAATGGTGTTACATCTTCAACTCAATCTAGTGTTAATTTTAGTAATGTGGCTCCAGGAACATACTCCTTAGTTGCATTAGATTTAATGACAGGTTGTTCTTCTAGTCCATTGACATTCACAATTAATATACCGCTGCCAACTGAAACGCCAACAATCACATCAATTGCTGCAGATTGTTTATCAGATGGAAGTTCAATTATATCAAATTATAGTGCATCTAATACCTATGCATTTACACCAGCAGGTCCGACAGTAGGAGTTGCAGGGATAATATCTGGCATGACAGTTGGAACAAGTTATACGGTAACAGCAACTAATAGTGGATGTACTTCATTAGCATCAGCGAGTTTTAGTAATGCTGCACAATTACCACCACCATCAACACCAACAATCGCATCAATTACTGCAGATTGTTCTTCAGATGGAAGTTCAACTATATCAAATTATAACGCATCTAGCACCTATACATTTTTACCAGTAGGCCCAACAGTAGGAGCAACAGGTTTAATATCAGGCATGACAGTTGGTACAAGTTATACAGTAACAGCAACAAATGGCGGATGTACTTCAGTAGCATCAGCAAGTTTTAGTAATGCTGCACAATTACCAACACCAGCAGTACCATCTATCACATCGGTTGCAGCTAGTTGTTCTGCTGCAGGAAGTTCAGCTATATCAAATTATAGCGCTTCTAATACCTATACATTTATACCAGCTGGACCAAATGTAGGGGCGTCAGGCGTAATATCAGGTATGACAGTTGGAACAAGTTACACGGTAACAGCAACAAATGGTAGTTGTACTTCAATTGCATCAGCAAGTTTTAGCAATGCTGCACAATTACCAACACCTGCAATACCAAATATTGTATCGGTTGCAGCTAGTTGTTCATCAGATGGAAGTTCAACTATAACAAATTATAGTGCATCAAATACATACATATTTATACCGGTAGGTCCAACAGTAGGAGCGGCAGGCGTAATATCTGGCATGACAGTTGGAACAAGTTATACAGTAACAGCAACTAATGGTGGATGTACTTCATTAACATCAGCAAGTTTTAGCAATGGTGCACAATTATTATCGCCTTCTATATCAATCACTCATGGATGTAATGGAGTGAATTATGAATTAAATGTATCAGAAACTTTAAATGCGACATATCAATGGTTTAATAGTAATGGTGATTTATTAGGCTCAACTTCTACTATAGTTGTTACAAGTTCTGATACTTACGAAATTCAAGTTACTTTAAATGGTTGTATGACAAGCGATTTTGTAACAATTAACAATATATTTTGTTTAATTCCAAATGGTATTTCTCCTAATAACGATGGAGATAATGATATATGGGATTTATCTGGTTATGATGTTAGCAAAGTTGAGATATTTAACAGATATGGTACTAAAGTTTATAGTAAATCAAATTATTCTAATGAATGGTATGGACAGTCTGATAGCGGAAATGAATTACCAGATGGTACATACTATTATGTAATTGAATTTAATGGTTTACCTGCTAAAACAGGTTGGGTATATATTAATAGACAGCAATAA
- a CDS encoding type IX secretion system membrane protein PorP/SprF, producing MKKLYLVALVVFSTIVDLQAQQDPHYTQYMYNMSVMNPAYAGSKDNLSMGLLYRKQWIEIEDAPTTGTFFGHAPVGKNVGMGLSFISDKIGPVEENNVYGDFSYTLNLGGDHKLAFGLKVGLTFHNVGLYSDINHTLPQPSDPAFSEDISNTYFNLGSGFFYYTNKYYLGLSVPNMLKSKHLDIQRTGEELEFGSETSHYFLTGGYVFDINDTVKFKPFFMMKSAFGAPTSLDLSANFLFNQKFEVGGTYRLEDSFGAMINYAVTPSIKIGYAYDHIVSDLKVTTPSSHELILLFDLNFPKKVSSSPRFF from the coding sequence ATGAAGAAACTATATTTAGTAGCTTTAGTTGTATTTTCTACTATAGTAGACTTACAAGCACAACAAGACCCACATTATACACAATACATGTATAATATGAGTGTTATGAATCCGGCTTATGCGGGAAGTAAGGATAATTTATCGATGGGGTTATTATACCGAAAGCAGTGGATTGAGATAGAGGATGCACCTACTACGGGGACATTTTTCGGTCATGCTCCAGTTGGAAAGAATGTTGGTATGGGTCTTAGTTTTATATCAGACAAGATTGGACCCGTTGAGGAGAACAATGTCTATGGAGATTTTTCGTACACATTAAATTTAGGAGGCGATCACAAGTTAGCCTTTGGATTAAAAGTGGGATTAACGTTTCATAATGTAGGGTTGTATAGTGATATAAATCATACGTTACCACAGCCTAGTGATCCAGCTTTTAGTGAAGATATAAGCAACACCTATTTTAATTTAGGTTCAGGATTTTTCTATTATACGAACAAGTATTATTTAGGATTATCAGTTCCTAATATGTTAAAGTCAAAACATTTGGATATCCAACGAACAGGTGAGGAGTTAGAATTTGGTTCAGAGACATCGCATTACTTTTTAACAGGAGGGTATGTTTTTGATATTAATGATACGGTTAAGTTCAAGCCATTTTTTATGATGAAATCGGCTTTTGGAGCACCAACATCTTTAGATTTATCGGCTAATTTTTTATTCAATCAGAAATTTGAGGTAGGAGGAACGTATCGTTTAGAAGATAGTTTTGGAGCGATGATAAATTATGCAGTAACGCCATCAATTAAGATAGGTTACGCATATGATCATATCGTTTCGGATTTGAAAGTAACAACGCCATCTTCTCACGAGTTAATATTGTTGTTTGATTTGAATTTTCCAAAGAAAGTATCAAGTTCACCAAGATTCTTCTAA
- a CDS encoding OmpA family protein produces MRKLYVTLSFVMVSGMLSAQNQYTKTADKLFNRYEYVDAAKEYLKLAEGSKADNYVYKQLAESYYNVFNTKEAVKWYAKVVEQKQDAETYYKYAQMLKAEGNFKEADQQMQQFAQLAPNDQRAKAFVSKPNYLPELQGQTKLYDIAKSDVSSDKTDFGAVLTNDNNVYFSSSRNTSRKTSGWNEEPYLDIYRATYNANGTISDAVAVDNINTKWHDGPVSITNDGATMYYGSESFNEKEFTKDKPKNAKFGKIYLYKATKQGDNWTNGKPLPFNNKAYDVRNPSISKDGKTLYFSSNMTGGFGGEDIWKVSVNGDEYGTPENLGAKINTEANESFPFITEDNILFFSSNGKTGFGGLDVFKMDLNKGTEAINVGEPVNTSKDDFAFTYNTTKKVGFFSSNRDGNDDIFKADPVCNVQALVRVKDAKTGNVIEGATVMLVDEKQTTITNQTTTSNGETLSGVLCNTAYSAQVSKQGYESGVFEVAKAENNQVVVEALLTPIMPIITEKEVILQPIYFEYNKSNITADGAAELNKLVMVMNEYPNMVIFAKSHTDSRGSDKYNMNLSERRAKATVQYLISKGIAKERISGQGFGESEPKVACKSCTEEEHAQNRRSEFLIVKK; encoded by the coding sequence ATGAGAAAATTATATGTAACATTAAGTTTTGTGATGGTAAGTGGAATGCTTAGTGCACAAAACCAATATACCAAAACAGCAGATAAGTTATTCAATAGATATGAATATGTTGATGCTGCAAAAGAATATTTAAAACTAGCAGAAGGCAGTAAAGCCGATAACTATGTTTACAAACAATTAGCAGAGAGTTATTACAATGTATTCAATACCAAAGAAGCAGTAAAATGGTATGCTAAAGTAGTAGAACAGAAGCAAGATGCGGAAACTTATTACAAATACGCTCAAATGCTAAAAGCCGAAGGAAACTTCAAGGAAGCTGATCAACAAATGCAACAGTTTGCACAATTGGCACCTAATGACCAAAGAGCTAAAGCATTTGTAAGTAAGCCAAATTATCTGCCAGAACTACAAGGACAAACCAAATTATATGATATTGCCAAATCAGATGTAAGTAGTGATAAAACAGACTTTGGAGCTGTACTTACCAATGATAACAATGTATATTTTTCAAGTTCACGAAATACTTCGAGAAAAACTAGCGGATGGAACGAAGAGCCTTATTTGGATATCTACAGAGCTACGTATAATGCAAATGGTACTATAAGCGATGCAGTAGCGGTAGATAACATCAATACCAAATGGCACGATGGACCAGTGAGTATCACAAACGATGGTGCAACAATGTATTATGGCAGCGAGAGCTTTAATGAAAAGGAGTTTACAAAAGACAAACCAAAGAATGCTAAGTTTGGTAAGATATATCTATATAAAGCAACAAAACAAGGAGACAATTGGACAAACGGTAAACCATTACCATTTAACAATAAAGCGTATGATGTAAGAAATCCAAGCATTAGCAAAGATGGAAAAACCTTATACTTTTCATCAAATATGACTGGCGGTTTTGGAGGTGAGGACATCTGGAAAGTATCTGTAAACGGAGACGAATATGGCACACCAGAAAACTTAGGTGCAAAAATAAATACGGAAGCCAATGAGAGTTTTCCATTTATAACCGAAGACAATATTTTGTTTTTCTCTTCCAACGGAAAAACAGGTTTTGGTGGATTGGACGTCTTTAAGATGGATTTAAACAAAGGTACAGAAGCAATCAATGTAGGAGAACCAGTAAACACATCAAAAGACGACTTTGCATTCACCTATAATACGACAAAGAAAGTAGGTTTCTTTTCGAGTAATAGAGACGGTAACGACGATATCTTTAAGGCAGATCCAGTTTGTAATGTACAAGCATTAGTTAGAGTAAAAGATGCTAAAACAGGTAATGTTATTGAAGGCGCTACAGTTATGTTAGTGGATGAAAAACAAACAACAATTACAAATCAAACAACAACTTCTAATGGAGAAACATTAAGTGGTGTATTATGTAATACAGCTTACAGTGCACAAGTTTCAAAGCAAGGATATGAGAGTGGAGTATTTGAAGTAGCAAAAGCAGAGAATAATCAAGTTGTTGTAGAAGCCTTATTGACTCCAATTATGCCAATCATTACAGAGAAAGAAGTGATATTACAGCCAATATACTTTGAGTACAACAAAAGCAATATAACAGCAGATGGAGCAGCAGAGTTGAATAAGTTGGTAATGGTAATGAATGAATATCCAAATATGGTCATCTTTGCCAAATCGCACACCGACAGCCGAGGAAGTGATAAGTACAATATGAATTTATCAGAGCGAAGAGCGAAAGCAACAGTACAATACTTAATTAGTAAAGGCATTGCAAAAGAAAGAATCTCAGGACAAGGATTTGGAGAAAGTGAACCAAAAGTAGCTTGTAAATCATGTACAGAAGAAGAACACGCACAAAACAGAAGAAGTGAATTCTTAATTGTTAAGAAGTAA
- a CDS encoding 6-pyruvoyl trahydropterin synthase family protein, with translation MSNIRITKQFNFETGHALYGYDGKCKNVHGHSYKLSVTVIGKPITDKTNVKYGMVIDFGDLKKIVKEQIVDVFDHATVFNKNTPHIELAHELKSRGHDVILVDYQPTSENMVIDFSNKIKNLLPENINLHSLRLQETETSFAEWYASDN, from the coding sequence ATGTCAAACATAAGAATTACAAAGCAATTTAACTTTGAAACAGGTCATGCGTTATACGGATATGATGGAAAATGCAAAAATGTTCATGGCCATAGTTACAAACTTTCAGTAACAGTAATTGGAAAACCAATAACTGACAAAACGAATGTTAAGTACGGGATGGTAATTGATTTTGGTGACTTAAAGAAAATTGTAAAAGAACAAATTGTAGATGTATTCGATCATGCCACAGTTTTTAATAAAAATACTCCTCATATTGAACTAGCACATGAATTAAAATCAAGAGGGCATGATGTTATATTGGTTGACTACCAACCAACAAGTGAAAATATGGTTATAGATTTTTCAAATAAAATTAAAAACCTTTTACCAGAAAATATTAATTTACATTCCCTTCGATTACAAGAGACCGAAACATCCTTTGCAGAATGGTATGCTTCAGACAATTAA